AGGGCCAATCGGTGGTGTGGTGTATGGGGTTGGTCTGATACGGATACGGCGCACTCGTAAAACGATCCACCGCAACAGCATCAGCAGCGCAACGGCCCATACTACCCGTAGAAGCATGCGCAGCAACCGGATGCCAACCGCTCGCAGGATGGTGATGCCAGGCTGTTGGTGTTGTGGTGGTTGGGTGAGGGATTGGTTGGGTCTGCTACGCATCATCGGTTCCTATCTCAAGTGGCTCAGGTGTCGTGTGCCCGGCTGTGCATCAGGCAGAGTGTTAAAGGCGTGTATGCTGCTATCTGACGTTGAGCGATAGCGGCGTGTTGCAGTCTCAAGTTCTTATGCACTGCGTGCAGCAGCGATAAATGCCCTGATCAGGGCCGGGTCTTTCTGGCCATCACGCTCGACACCGCTACTGACATCGACACCCATTGGCTGCACGATGGCGATGGCCTGTGCGACATTCACCGGTGTCAGGCCACCGGCCAGGATGGTCGGCACCTGCCGCGCAATGTGTGCGGCCCGTCCCCAGTCGGCCTGGATGCCGGTACCGCCGTAGGCACCACTGACGTGCGCGTCGATCAGTGCAGTCAGTGGGGGTAGCCCCTGACCAACTGTTGGTATAGCTGCAATACGCGCCAGCCATGCCTGCTCAAGTGGGGTATCGATCATCCGAATCGCTTTGATCACCGGTAGCCCGTGTGGGGTCGGGTAATCTGGCGGCTCATCGCCACTCAACTGAATCGCCTCTAATCCCACTGTGGCGGCAATGTCGGCTACGTGGGCCGCCGGTTCATTCACGAATAAGCCGACGATCAACGGGCGTGGTGGTGGCAGGGCGCGCACGGCGGCGGCAATCTGTTGAGCTGCGGCGACGGTGACTTGCCGTCGGCTGGGCGCAAAGACCAGGCCGATCAGATCGGCGCCGGCAGTGGCGGCTGCCAGCGCCAGATCGACT
This genomic window from Chloroflexus aurantiacus J-10-fl contains:
- a CDS encoding phosphoribosylanthranilate isomerase, translated to MSSLIKICGLRTVDLALAAATAGADLIGLVFAPSRRQVTVAAAQQIAAAVRALPPPRPLIVGLFVNEPAAHVADIAATVGLEAIQLSGDEPPDYPTPHGLPVIKAIRMIDTPLEQAWLARIAAIPTVGQGLPPLTALIDAHVSGAYGGTGIQADWGRAAHIARQVPTILAGGLTPVNVAQAIAIVQPMGVDVSSGVERDGQKDPALIRAFIAAARSA